The genomic DNA TGCGCGCCGCGAACGCGTCGCCACCTTCATCGAGCGCGATCAGCCCCGACACGCCGGGATGCGCCGCGGTCAGCGGCTGGATCACGTCTGCGAGTCGGGAGGAGGGGGTCAGCATCGCAACGGGACGAGGGGTCAGTCCGCTGCCGGTTCCTGCAGTTGCGCGAACCATCCGGCGACGCGCTTCGCTTTCGCATCGTCCTCGCGCACATGGCAGAACTCGTTGCTGCGCGAGCAGTAGCGATAATCGCGGCCCCAATCGCGATGCTGTGCGGCGACTTCGCCGACGGCGCGCACGATCAGGTGCGCCTCGTCGTCGGTCATGGTCGGATGGATCGACACGCGCACCCAGCCCGGCTTGTCGCTGAGGTTGCCGGCGTCGATCTGGCAGGTGATCGAATGCGAAAACTCGTGGCTCACGCTGAGCAGGTAGTGACCGTAGGTGCCGGCACAGGAACAGCCGCCGCGGCACTGGATGCCGAAGCGATCATTCAACAGCCGTACCGCCAGGTTGTAATGCAGATCGTCGATGTAGAACGACAGCACGCCGAGCCGATGCGGCTGGTTGTCGGCCAGCAGGTGCAGGCCCGGGATCGCGCGCAGGCCCGGCCACAGGATGGCCAGCAGTTCCGCTTCGCGCGCCAGCATCCGCGCCGGGCTCATCGACTCCTTCAGCTCCACGCAGAGCGCCGCACGGATCGCCTGCAGGAAGCCGGGTGTGCCGCCGTCCTCGCGCGCCTCGATGTCGTCGACGTACTTGTGTTCGCCCCAGGGGTTGGTCCAGTCGACGGTGCCGCCGCCCGGGTTGTCGGGGATGCGGTTGCGATAAAGCTTTTGGTCGAACACCAGCACGCCCGGCGTGCCGGGCCCGCCGAGGAACTTGTGCGGCGAGAAGAAGATCGCGTCGAGCTGTGCCTCGGGTCGCCCGGGCGGGCGCATGTCGATGTCGATGTAGGGCGCGCTGCAGGCGAAATCGACGAAACACAGGCCGCCGGCGCGATGCATGCGTTCGGCGATGTCGTGGTAGGGCGTGAACAGGCCGGTGACGTTCGAGCACGAGGTCACACTGGCGATCTTGAGCGGACGCTCGCGGTATTCGTCGAGCAGGCGGTCGAGCGCGCCGAGATCGACCAGGCCATTCGCATCGGCGTCAATCACGCGCACGTCGCACAGCGCCTCCAGCCACGAGGTCTGGTTCGAGTGGTGCTCCATGTGGCTGACGAACACCACCGGGCGTTCGTGCGCCGGTGCGAGTGCGAGGTCGCGGAAGCGCTCGTGCACGCGCAAACCGAGGATGCGCTGGAACTTGTTGACGACCGCGGTCATGCCGGTGCCGTAGCAGATCAGCGCATGGTTCGGCCCGGCATTCACGTGCTGCTTGATGCGCTTCAGGGCGTGGTGATACGCCAGGGTCATGGTCGCCCCGGTCTCGCTGGTCTCGGTATGCGTATTGCCCACGAAGGGCAGGATGCGGTCGCGCATCACGTCTTCGAGCGGGCCATACATGCGTCCGCTGGCGGTCCAGTCGGCGTAGACGATGCGCTGCGTGCCGCAGGGTGACTCGAAGGTCTGGTCGATGCCGATGATGTGGCGGCGGAACGGGGCGAACCATTCCTGCAGGCTGGACGAAGGCACGATGGATTCGGCGGCGGACATGCGGGCAAACTCCGGGTCTGCCGCGATTGTCCCAGATCGCGGCCCA from Lysobacterales bacterium includes the following:
- a CDS encoding aminotransferase class V-fold PLP-dependent enzyme; the encoded protein is MSAAESIVPSSSLQEWFAPFRRHIIGIDQTFESPCGTQRIVYADWTASGRMYGPLEDVMRDRILPFVGNTHTETSETGATMTLAYHHALKRIKQHVNAGPNHALICYGTGMTAVVNKFQRILGLRVHERFRDLALAPAHERPVVFVSHMEHHSNQTSWLEALCDVRVIDADANGLVDLGALDRLLDEYRERPLKIASVTSCSNVTGLFTPYHDIAERMHRAGGLCFVDFACSAPYIDIDMRPPGRPEAQLDAIFFSPHKFLGGPGTPGVLVFDQKLYRNRIPDNPGGGTVDWTNPWGEHKYVDDIEAREDGGTPGFLQAIRAALCVELKESMSPARMLAREAELLAILWPGLRAIPGLHLLADNQPHRLGVLSFYIDDLHYNLAVRLLNDRFGIQCRGGCSCAGTYGHYLLSVSHEFSHSITCQIDAGNLSDKPGWVRVSIHPTMTDDEAHLIVRAVGEVAAQHRDWGRDYRYCSRSNEFCHVREDDAKAKRVAGWFAQLQEPAAD